Genomic segment of Eupeodes corollae chromosome 2, idEupCoro1.1, whole genome shotgun sequence:
TCTTAATTAAAACCTAAATTAAATGAACTTTAAAATGactaatttctttttctctcccaggactgtcaaaaaattatccGCCTAAAAACTCTCAGTGCAAAAACAGATCCAGCTGCTTTGGCCAGAGAAGTTGTAGAACGATGCGATCTCATTCACAAATCCCAATTGGCTGATgttgaacaaattattttctatttgaaaaatcGCAAAAACAACACAGGAAAtggtaaattataaaaaacttaaattagtctaatgattcaaattaaaacacaaaaattcttTGCCacttattcaaataaatagatATAGCAGATAATAACAGCCATCGTTCAACATCTGCTGTACGTTCCTCATCAAAGTCAACACCACCACAAAAGCCCGATGTGTCTATAAATCATATCGATGAGTATGTTGAATTGCTTTATGAGGATTTGGGGGAACGAATACGAGGTTCAGATATGATATTGCAGGTTGCTAGAAACGCTGATAACCTAGACGAGTTGGAGAAAAATGGTAAGCGATTAACCAAAATGAAATCAATGGATGGGTATAATCCAGACAGTGACCTATCAAGAACAACTATGATACATAATTGTAAATTCTCAGTTCAATTCACGTTTGAATACAGTGCCCATAAAGTACATAAGCTCAATGTTGACCAAACGACTTAAATATCGATGATTTAATCATTGAATTGATatgtaaatttgtataatatttcTGCTTACAGAGGCAGCACTTAGCGCTCTTTCGAGGGTCCTTCGTGAGGATTGGCGAAAGAGTTTAGATCTCTCGAcgaatataatttatatattcttCTGTTTTTCAACATACACAAAGTTTCATCCGGTGATTGTGAAATACaaagtaaatattaaatactttacattatacattaaaaaaaagaaattaactttGTTGTTCTTCTTAATTTTAGATTGGTTCCTTATGCATGGATGTCATTGACTTTGAACTCAAGCGCTACGAAAACATGCGTAGTGAATTGGATGTTCGAAAGAATCCCAATGCCAGCACAAGAATGAGCAAAGAGAAACTCAATCGAAGCTCTGATGAATTACTGGATATCATGAATGAAGAGAAACCCAAAGAGGTTGGTACGACTATTTTCCCAACACTACATCCTTgacatttatatgtatatatatatttagatGGAACCTCCACGCCGTCGCATCCCCGAGTTTAAACAACGCCCCAAATCTGGTAATTGGAGCAGCTTTCATGGCTCCATGTCATCGTCCCTCATGAAGAGTCAAATCTTAAACAGCAGTTATCATGAGCACCTATCATCGGGAGCAACATCACCCGAAGCAACTACACACAGCAATGAAGCATTATCTTCGAACgatccaaaaaccaaaaaagaagagTACGATAGGTTGAATAAGCAATTGCAAATATTCGCCAAGAAACAAGAACAACTTCTGAGAGTTGCTTTCTATCTACTGCTCAACATGGCTGAGAATGTCAAGCTCGAGGAGAAGATGCGTCGAAAAAATATAGTCAAATTGCTTTATAAGGCCTTGGATCGGCAAAACATAGACCTCCTGATGCTTGTGACGACATTCCTCAAGAAACTTTCAATAGTTGCTGACAATAAAGACGATATGAATGaattaaatattgttgccaAGTTGCCAAGGCTGATTCAAAGCAGGAATGCTGACCTAGTACAAGTAACCCTGAAGCTGGTATTCAATTTGTCCTTTGACGGATCATTGCGTCGAAAAATGGTGCAAGGTGCTTTCCTTCCAATGTTGGTGATGTTTCTTAACGACGAGAAGCATCATGGAATTGCAGTGAAAATTCTGTTTCACATGAGTTTAGATGATAAAGTAAGTAGAagtttgtattttctttaaagcttattttaaatgtgtgttttttcttATACTCGTAGGTCAAATCAATGTTCACTCATACAGAATGTGTGCAAATGGCAACC
This window contains:
- the LOC129945813 gene encoding kinesin-associated protein 3 isoform X1; this translates as MLSALFNTVAGITLILFVIHYFYYIINAITAGDGDAEDNGDNNKMQTDDAKFIKKRWKGGSIEPHPTDKALIVNYQLEATVFGEPNNPMIEEKKDCQKIIRLKTLSAKTDPAALAREVVERCDLIHKSQLADVEQIIFYLKNRKNNTGNDIADNNSHRSTSAVRSSSKSTPPQKPDVSINHIDEYVELLYEDLGERIRGSDMILQVARNADNLDELEKNEAALSALSRVLREDWRKSLDLSTNIIYIFFCFSTYTKFHPVIVKYKIGSLCMDVIDFELKRYENMRSELDVRKNPNASTRMSKEKLNRSSDELLDIMNEEKPKEMEPPRRRIPEFKQRPKSGNWSSFHGSMSSSLMKSQILNSSYHEHLSSGATSPEATTHSNEALSSNDPKTKKEEYDRLNKQLQIFAKKQEQLLRVAFYLLLNMAENVKLEEKMRRKNIVKLLYKALDRQNIDLLMLVTTFLKKLSIVADNKDDMNELNIVAKLPRLIQSRNADLVQVTLKLVFNLSFDGSLRRKMVQGAFLPMLVMFLNDEKHHGIAVKILFHMSLDDKVKSMFTHTECVQMATDAIILNLNTKVDLDLVALCINLSLNKRNAQIMVDGNRLHNLMDRAFKYQDALLMKLIRNLSQHENLQHMFIDYVGDLARIITMCDDENFIVECVGILGNLSLADLDYSQILQNFELIPWIRNILVPGEKLDDIVLDTIVYLGTCARDESCALLFCKAKVVLSLIELLKAKQEDDEIVLQIIFVFQRILRHESTREYMIKETESPAYLIDLMHDKNSEIRKVCDYCLDIIAISDSEWASRIKLEKFRNHNSQWLSMVEQQQDHEDNQDYVNNEDDEGELPPYLTSDYLDRCDLYQSVDDNDSNNENNPGSPAMSTYSRPVSSYRRSTDLEDLYNMTSSSKSQSSSQGDNNNYMFKSNKSLDSEPGLHEELLVA
- the LOC129945813 gene encoding kinesin-associated protein 3 isoform X2, producing MGTFVDCQKIIRLKTLSAKTDPAALAREVVERCDLIHKSQLADVEQIIFYLKNRKNNTGNDIADNNSHRSTSAVRSSSKSTPPQKPDVSINHIDEYVELLYEDLGERIRGSDMILQVARNADNLDELEKNEAALSALSRVLREDWRKSLDLSTNIIYIFFCFSTYTKFHPVIVKYKIGSLCMDVIDFELKRYENMRSELDVRKNPNASTRMSKEKLNRSSDELLDIMNEEKPKEMEPPRRRIPEFKQRPKSGNWSSFHGSMSSSLMKSQILNSSYHEHLSSGATSPEATTHSNEALSSNDPKTKKEEYDRLNKQLQIFAKKQEQLLRVAFYLLLNMAENVKLEEKMRRKNIVKLLYKALDRQNIDLLMLVTTFLKKLSIVADNKDDMNELNIVAKLPRLIQSRNADLVQVTLKLVFNLSFDGSLRRKMVQGAFLPMLVMFLNDEKHHGIAVKILFHMSLDDKVKSMFTHTECVQMATDAIILNLNTKVDLDLVALCINLSLNKRNAQIMVDGNRLHNLMDRAFKYQDALLMKLIRNLSQHENLQHMFIDYVGDLARIITMCDDENFIVECVGILGNLSLADLDYSQILQNFELIPWIRNILVPGEKLDDIVLDTIVYLGTCARDESCALLFCKAKVVLSLIELLKAKQEDDEIVLQIIFVFQRILRHESTREYMIKETESPAYLIDLMHDKNSEIRKVCDYCLDIIAISDSEWASRIKLEKFRNHNSQWLSMVEQQQDHEDNQDYVNNEDDEGELPPYLTSDYLDRCDLYQSVDDNDSNNENNPGSPAMSTYSRPVSSYRRSTDLEDLYNMTSSSKSQSSSQGDNNNYMFKSNKSLDSEPGLHEELLVA